tgattaagccacataggacacttactataaatagtaaatttctatTTATGAGTTTTAGTCATAGTTAATTTCTAAACTTTTTTCAAGTCTTGGTATTCCTGTTTAAAGGTTAAAGGATTGTAGATTGGTTTATCAATATTCAGTGTGTAGCCCTTTATCtattgaatgttgaccattgtttgtatttctcttcttaccCGTCCATTTATCGGCCACCAATTCAAGGGATAAGATTGTTTCATCAGGGAATTTTAGGGAAGATTAATGATATGATTCAGCTTGAGGATATGAAAAGGACAAGTAGAGCCTATCGGTCCTTTGGGTCAGTTATCGGCTGGATAGGAAGAATCCAGACACCAaagaacggacgcggattgcatgctgACACTGCTGGTAGGGATGACGCTACTGGACGGTTatctgtgaaccccaccatgattgcACAAACGTGAGTGACTAGGTTGGGCTCCAAGAAGACTCCAACATTATGGTCCAACGAATTGGACCCTTTTGCTACATTTTTTAGGTATCCTGATCAACAGTGGGCTTGATCAGATTGACAATCTAGATTGCTGAATGGTGGTTCCACACATGGGATTAGAAGCCTCAAAAAATGATATAGTGACAATCAGCACTGCCGTTAGATCAGTTAGGGAAAATCTCATGGATGACTAGGCTCGAAAAAAATCTAGGTAGAAAATTGGATCAAGGGTCTATCATGCGTACTAGACCTTTCAGAGTATAATGTCTTTAGAAAGTTATTGGCCAACCCTATATGCTATCAAtataagtagagctgggcatcggaccggaTTTGGTATAACTCGAACCGATCTAAATTCTCAATATCCTGACCCGAATTCGATCCAATCCGGAATCGAgtctgggtcatctgactcgGACCGACGCGATGGATGGTtggcctaacccgaaccgagtcgaatcaggtTGGATACGATTCGGATCGTTTGAATCTAATCTAATTGTTtcatatagtatggtccacttcaaCCTTCAATATACTACATTTTtatgctcaaggcctaaaatgatatgtcaaaatggatgaacggcttagataaaacatacatcaaggtgggccccacacggctcTGAAAGAACTGTATACACCCATTCACAGGACGTGTTACCATATTGACGTGCATTGCACGTAAGCGCAATGACGTCCTTTTCACGCAAGTCCGTGACTTGCTATATTGacattagtaagttttgtgggtcttatcatgggggtgtgtgttatatccaaaccatccatccatttggcgagctcgtcttaaagcttgagatgaaaaataagataaatctaactatTGTGTAGACCACACGAattatttaacagtgaaaatcatactttgctgctatttgtggtgtgatccagatgatctttggatattattcattttttggataatgctttataataatctctaaaaatatatgaacggtgtagatataataaatacataactatggggcccatgtaactttgatatcctttgaaccgttcgtacaactcggagctcgaggagcgtcagtgctcgtcttctcacgacacgtacctacaatagCTGGCTGGATGTTAGGCAGATATCATGGTGGCGCACAGAgagggaaacgaattggctactgcccctgacatggtcggtgctatgtgggccccaccatgacgtatgtgtttcatccatgccgtccatctattttaacatatcattttacagtatgagtccaaaaatgagatatattcaaatctcaagtggaccacattacaggaaacaatgttgaatgagagtcaaccattaaaaacattttgagggtcataaaagttttggatcaagctgatctttgtttttcctcttcatctaggactatatgacctaattaacagtttggatgtcaaataaacagtatagttggccctaggaggattttaatggtggatacctAACCGCGatcgttttcatgtggtgtggtccacctgagatttatattcctctcatttttggtatcaagcaataacatgatctttaaaaatggatgaatggaatggacgaaacacatacatcatggtgggtcccacagagcaccgaccaccagctacaGAGtctgtggcagggggagtagttgTCCGGTTGCTTTCCCTGTGCAACTGATCAAATTCAAAACTCCATTGCAGTATCCTGTGCTTGCTCCCGAGCATTTGAAAGCGAGCCAAGCTGATCCATATCTGGTTGTGAAGCCACCTCCGCACCAACGGTAATGCAATAATCATCATGTTCAGCGAATCCTTCTCTCCTTTTTCCATGCAATACGTATAGAAGCTATGTCCCACAAACGGTGCCAacaaatgcatgtgatttattcaCTCCGGATCGAATCGGTCTAGGTAGACATGGATCCGAACTCAACCCGAAAAGCTATCGGATCTAGCCtgccctactcgatccgcaccgatccaaacTCTCGAAACGGGTCGGAtctggtcggatccaccggattgggTCAGGATTGCCCAACTCTAAATATAAGAGTCATTGACCATTGAATGGTTTTTTTAAATAAGTTATTTTaggattgaattttgaattttgaatttcaaattaAATTTTAAGCTATTTgttaaaatatctttaaaatagAAAAAGTCTGTCACTTATTGAAAATAGTTTTTATTTGAGTTTTAAAAAAGAGCATGAGTGTTTAGAAAtcacttactattttttttttaatttattacttTCTGAAAATTTATTATTTGAAAAAGTTATGAATTAGAGTTTAAGACTAATTATATAATCATATGTAAAAAAATTATCAACATACTTTTCATCAATAATATTAATTTctactcttattttttaaaaacttttgaaaataaattaaaaaaaaaaaagaaaaagaattagaGATAAAAGCTTGTCCTAGTGACCTCTGGACAAGGAGGTAAGGCGGAAAAAGAAGACtcttgcttttcttttcttttaaagcaCGCACCAGCATAAATACCCTTTACATCGGCGCTTGAACTCATGACCTCAATGTTGGAACATAATTTTATTCCATAGGTTAAAATTTCAATTCAAGAACTACTTTTTAAAAGAAGACAATAATCTCTACTCTTTATCCACGCACATGATAGATTAAGTATAATTTCACTATTTAAATTAAGATATGTTGTGAATGTGTGTGGTTGATGAGCAAAGTTCACACACCTTAATCTAGTCCACTAGTATACATTTGGGTGCATTATCCAATCGAATTGCAATTTACTTAAATGTAGAATTGTGATTTCCTTTTAAACAATAGGCTCCAAATTGTAATTACACTAAACTCCAAACACATTTCATCGTTACAAATACTAAGAAACGTCGTTAACTTATAGTCATTTCCCCCCTCTTGAGTAAACGGCCATTTCATAGTTTGATTTGCTTTTGCATCCAAACGCGTCCTCGTCAACCTTTCTACTTTGATTTGAATGCTCAAGTCCTATTGTGGACAATAATAAGCTAATTAACAACAAGATTAACAAAATACAACAGGAGAAATGTTCACATACAGCATTGTATGTTAACTTTCACATACAATACTTTTATTAGACACCAATGTATCACTTCAGTCGAACATCCGAGCCATCCCTTGAAGACCATTTGGAACGACAATTAGAacgatccattcatcaggtggaccacacatagacATCCAGTCATCCATTGATTTCAAAAGTACAGTacgcctgatgaatggaccatcttCGTTTTAACCCCATATTATGATGCGGCCCACCCTTTGGACGTCTCGGATGGTATAAATAAGTGACACCTTGGCAGGAAACAAATCATTGTAACTAAAAAGGAATATCAGAGCCTCTCTTCAAGACATGGACTTCCTCCACTTGGGTAGTGTTTTGCTTTGCGCTTTCCTTCCTTTCACAACCACTGCCGGAGTCTGACGCTCCGACCCCATATCGCCTTCTCCGACACTGTCCTCAACGCCTGCGCTGCGGAATAATGGACCGccgatcatggcccacctaaagatgcctttcttcttcttcttctccagtaGCTTCTCTAACTGAGCTTGCATGGAGTTGCAGTGGCTCTGGAGCCTCATCACCTCATCCCGCAGCCTCCGTATCTCCATCTGCTGCGCTGCCACCTCACGCTTCGAGATGCACCGGGCTGACGGCAGTGGTGGCGTCTCGAATGCAGTACTCGggctgtgggtcccactaatggACCCACTCCAGTCAATTTGACGGTGGAGCTTGGTGTTCTCAGAGAAGAGAACTTGGATCACTGCACGGACTGGAAGACGCTCGTTCTGAGCGGCATGGAGGGATGCCTCCGGTGAGAGTTTCCGGCTGTCGATTAACCGGCAGAGGGCCTTCCTTTCTTGCTTGGATGTGTTTGGGTGGGCCTGCCCAAGCGGTGGGACATGGTTTCATCACAGCCATTCAAAATGCCATCAAGGTTTGCACTAAAGCATGTGGAAAATCAATGGTAATGGATCCAGGTTGTTCattacatgggtcccactttgTAGGAGGCGTGGTTGAAAAATCGGGCCGGTCCAGTCATCAGATGGGCATCATTTGTGCAGTGGTCCACCATCAGTCAATTACTTTTAATGATTATTTTAGCTTCATTCGCACGTGGAGCAACTGATGAACGTGCCTTGGATGTCAGGACCCACCAGCTGAAAGACATGTATCTTGCACGTACGTGCCCCTTTGGTACATGTGGGGAGTCTGGGATTTAGATACCAACCGTCGCTTTCAATCTAAGGCCCAACAGATCATTGGGCCGGAGGAGTTTCTTGCAACACATGCTACAGGGAGTTCTTGCAACACAATGCCCTGTGGGTTCCACTCAGATGTCCGTAgtaaatccagtccgtccatcctttttatatCTCATTTTACGGTAGAATctcaaaaatgaaccagatctaaTTAACAAATaagccacaacacaagaaacagtggggactgatcatccaccattaaaaccttattaGGGCTGACAGAAGTTCccaatcaggctgatatttgtgttttccttcatcctggTGTGGAGATctccttatgaacaggtttgatggcatataaacattacagcgtGGCCCAAgcaagtttcaatggtgggcgtttctatccgtttcttatggtgtggcccacttgggtattggatctgcctcatttttagtttctCATCCAAAAATCGAGCAAgccaaactgatggacggagtggatttcacatgcaccaGAGAAACGATTTTCTCATGCACACCACCGTGTAAGTTGTGATTCCACCTTAATAGTTCCATTTTACATGCACATCCCTGTAGGGGCCACACCCAGAGATTATTGattgatcagaaccgtccatcttcttGGCTCGATAATCATGCTGAAAGGATGATCCTAGCTATTGATTTGAGAATATGAAATGAACAATTGAAATTTTtcttcaatggtccacattcatcaGCAAGTATCAATGGTCAGAACGATCCAGTCGGCCTGAGTTGTGGATAACGACCCATCCACATAAAATGCAAGAAGACGGACAATCAAGGGTCTATGTCGAGCCGTGGGACAGAAATACACATGCACAGATGTCCTCGTTAACCTACGCCAacatggaagcagattgcgtggtgtgccacaccccACCCACCccagtggtgtgttgatgtcaccaacttCCGTAGGtcctaccctgatgtatgtgttatatccacaccgtccattcattttcctagatgattttatggcatggcccacaaatgaggcagatccaaagcttaagtagactacaCAATAAAAACAattgggaattgaatgtctaccaatgaaaaagctgatatttgtgttttcctttcatccaggtttgtgtaacctgatgaacaggttggatggaaaataaacatcatggtgggtgggctcaagaaggtttcaatggtgggtgccaTCGTCCCatactttctatagtgtggtccacttgacctttgaatTTGACTATTTTTAGGGTCCATTTACtaacatgatctttaaaaatgaatgaacggtatagatataatagtctctctctctctctctctttggacgATAGAATGCGTCTTATTTTCCTCGCGGGACCATTTATTTTCTGAGGTAGATAGCATTCATCACCCATCTCTGTCAtgtcggacgcggattgggtacaaaCCCCCAGCTAggagaacgcggattgcgtcctgcccctgcgGCATGGGATAATGTCGTCGgataataagaaaaaatgaatggacggtgtggataaaacccatacatcacggtgaaccACACAATGGGTACAAACTCTTAGTacaaactcttaccgttgaaaacttattggggctcaaagaagttttggatccagctgatatttgtttttttttttcatccaagtCCATGTAACTTTATAAATGGGTCGgacggtaaataaacatcacggtgggccctaaaaggtttcaacagtaagaatcattatcactgctgcttcctgtggtgtggccgacTTAAGCTTTgcatctgcctcagttttgataTAATGCAAATgacaaggaaaaatggatggacggtggggataaaacccatacatcacagtggccactcaaagcttctGGCCAGAGAAGCAATCGCCacaagcggattggctagtgtaccacacatcacTGACTGgtatgttgacgtcaccaagttccgtaggTTCGTCACAAGGTAtatgtcatatccacaccgttcatacatttggcCGGAAGGCTTGAgcagaaaaataagataaattcaaagatcaagtggaccacattgcaaaaaagcAGTGGAAGATTAAACGTCTAACATTGAAGCCCTTTCgaggtcactgaagttttggattaatatgaaatatgtttttcctcttcattaacAGATTGGAAGCTacggatcagtatgaaatttgtttttcctcttcattaacagattagatggaaaatagacattacacATGCCATAAATGTTATAACAGTGAGAATTATTGTCCAcggctatttttggtgtggcctaTCTAAGCAttggatataactaatttttgggctcatgatgtAAAATtatctcgccaaatagatgaacagtgtggatataataaatacataattgtggggccatgccactttgatctcctttgaaccgttcgaactcgaggagcgtcggtgctcgtcttcgcacggcaCGAACCCACACCAGCCAgttcggtggtgtgcggtacaccagccaatgccTTTCAGCCAGGACTCACCTAGACACGGACGGTCTGGTAGGGCTTGTGTGCCCACCGTGATTtacgtgttttatctactccgtccatccatttttacagatcgtttttttttatcatggccGGCCCCCAGTAGAGAGgcagactcaagtggaccacaccaaaaaatcagtggtgacaatgataccaccgttgaaatctttccagggcccactgtcatgtttatttaccatccaaattgttcataatgTAACATATacctggatgaggggaaaacataaatattagcttgataaaaAAACTTCTTCagccccctaagaagttttcaacggtgggcatttaatccccacaGCTTCCTCTTGTGTGTTCAACTTGAGCCTTCTATCTACATCCTTTCTaatcccatgccctaaaataatctgtcaaaatgaatggaccacGCGGATAAAGCGCATACATCACGATATGTCCCTGTCAGGACTGGAAACGGATTCgctgctccccctgccaccagcgaatggctggtggtcggtgatctgtgggtcctaccatgatgtaaatgtttcatccatgctgtccatcaatttttctagatcattttatcatatcaggacaaaaataagatatatcccaatctcaagtggaccacattacaggaaaaagttttgaattagcatcaaccattaaaaaccttttggggctataaaagttttggatcaagctgattttttttccccatcatctaggcctgtgtgacctaatcaacagattagatgtcaaataaacagtacattgggcagatgtcaaataaacagtacattgggccttaggaggattttaatggtggatatccaatcaatattattttcctatggtgtggacaGCCTGAGATGTATATACCCCTTGCTTTTCAGATCAACCCTAaattgatatgtaaaaatggatgaacggaatggatgaaacatatacatcatggtggagcccacagaacaccgaccaccagccacaggggctggtggcagggggagtagccaatccgtttccgtcaggaCTGTCCGTCTGTAGTTAGGCCCTGGTGTGGGCAGTACAAATTCGAGCCGTCGTATTCACATGCAATTAGGTGTACACCACTCAGTGGGTGGTGCCCACGCTCTCGtaggagtgtggcccaccttcatattAGTTCAGAACttcaaaatataaatatcaatcaCCAGCGGAGGTTTGCTAATCCCATATGCGTGCATAGCCAGCCACCTTACACACCTCCACATATACCAATGCAGCACATGTACGAAAGATCCAAGCCGTACATTAGGTGATAAATAACATGTAGATGCTCTGGCTCGAGAGTCACAGCCACCCACTCATTGGATGCAGAAATCCATACAAAACAAACGTGCCTTAAAAAGAAGCTAACAGGGTCCAAATTCAAGAAACAGCCCTTTGCGAGCCTACAATGTGCGTCTAAAGATGTTTAGTTCATTGCAGTACCATACAAAGCTTTGGATTGGGTCCGGCCTGTGAGCCCAAACAGGCATGATTCTTGAGCCACTGCATCTAGACACTGGACCCAactaatggacggcttagatcttgCAGACTGGAGGCGTGGAGTAAATAATTCAATGAACTTACTTTGAGATAAGTATCAATCGCCCGATACAACCCATCGTCCGTCGCACGCGCATGGCTAGGAAGAGCTCCGCCGAGTGCGATAAAATCCGGCAATGTCAAATTGGCGTCGATGGCGGCCTCTGCGAGATAGCAATCGATCAATCTCGCCACCTTTACAATGGCGGCCCCGCTCTTAGCAGCTTCATCCATTTCAACAAACCTCTTCACCAGCTGCAGCACCAGCTCTACGTCGAGGAGGGTCCCACAAGTGTGGCTAAAGGCCGGGATCATGAGCTCCTTGAGTGAGGCCTGGTCGAGCTGCCACGAGACCCGTTTCTCTAGCTCAGCTCGGTAAGCTGGCTCGACCCCGACCATGTTAGCCATGCGAAGCAGGCGGAGTAGGAAGTTGCAAGATACAGAGTCTTTCTCTGGGGGGAGGATTCCGATGAGAGTCTCGACAAAGAAACGCTTCTTCATCCAGGTGGATGTGATGGTTTCTGGTGACCCATTTGGATCGATTGGATTATGGACGGTTGGATTTTCGCTGGAGAGGTCTGGGAGCCATTTGGAGGCGTAATGTACGATTATGGAGCCGATGAGGTCGGGGCGGACGCCTTTGGCTTTGACGCCTGATAAGGTCTTGATGAAGTAGTCCATGTCGAGAAGGCAGGCATCGTCGAACCAGCATTCGACTGCGAATTGGGTCATTGGTAGTGTGGGGTTTCTGGCGGTGGTGTCAGATTTCGGGAATGAGATTTTCTTTTCGGTTGGTTTGGGGATTAGGGGTCTCATTGGAATAGGTGTGTGTTGGAGAGGGAAAGGTGTTAGTTTTGGAAGCTCTGTTTAAAGGAATTCGTGTGGATGAAGGTGGTGGGAGTGTGGGAAGAAAGATGCTGCCCACATATGCTTGGTGGAAAGtggatgatccggaccgttgttGTGTCCTGCTGTGATGCACTTGGTCTCAAAATGGGGAATTCTCGGTGTAGGAAGAAATATACTGCCCACATATGCTTGGTGAAAAGTGGGgcacatgatttagatgatgcaaTTTTTGTGTCATGCTGGGGTTTTTTGTGAGCTCATACATATTAGATTTAAGGAATTATAGTGCCggattcactttttttttttttgtaggacgAAAATGCTCATCTACACAGCTATGCCATGTATGGTCGGCTTTTGTCCCAAAGAGTGAAAGGTGCTTTTAAAACGGAACGTGTGCcccatcaaaaataaaaaatcggccCACCCCTTAGCCAATCTAATCCTTTTATTTTAATTAGATAGTTGTAAATCAATGGAATGGTCCTTTTAATTCTATATTTAAAGTTATATGTGGCCCACAACTACATTAATATTGTGcattgattttaaattattttcttctgtgtggtccatttatgaTGATTTTTACCCTCAAACTTAGGGCAatacatgaaattaaaaccccaTACATGTGGACGGTATGAATTTTCTTCTAGACAACCCAATGGGCACCACAAAAGATGGTAATAGGTTCAAAACATGTAGTCCTTTTATATAAGGGTCATTTAGCAATTTATTTCCTCTTTCCTTGGTTTTTTTAAGGGAAGGGGAGGATGGTGTGTTTTTGCCTCCGTTCATTCGTCATTATTCCttgcttcttccttcttccttcttcctcccttcttttttcttcctttcttgttttcttttataGTTGTTTTTAAGTCTTTTTTTCACTTCGTTATAAATGGTGAAAGTTTGTGGAAGGaaaaatgatgtagaaaaatagtATAATGGACGACATTTTATAACGGAAGGATGTTGTAATCGATAAATTTTGTAATAGAAGAATGTTATAATGCATAAATTttataatggaagaatgttgtaattacgggtgcacacgggtcggtttcgtccggttctggggtgaaaccggaaccgaaccattcctGACGGTTCTATAGTTTTTGGAATCAGAACCGGACCATTTGCACCTTAGAACCGAACTGGAACCGGACGGTgaaaaacggttcggttccggatcggttccacagttctgggCTACCTTTTATCTAGGGTTTTGAAAAGGGGGCATTCAGAAGAATCAAAGATCGAAAAGAACGAGATTAGCTGATTTCTCATTTATTTtctggaaatttaataagataaaATCTCAGAGCCTGATCGAGCTCTTACGTTGTTGCGGCGTCTTCTATCCACAAAAAACCCCCCCTACGAAGATGAATTGGGAGAAGCTCATGAAAAT
This region of Magnolia sinica isolate HGM2019 chromosome 1, MsV1, whole genome shotgun sequence genomic DNA includes:
- the LOC131255575 gene encoding root phototropism protein 3-like, translating into MRPLIPKPTEKKISFPKSDTTARNPTLPMTQFAVECWFDDACLLDMDYFIKTLSGVKAKGVRPDLIGSIIVHYASKWLPDLSSENPTVHNPIDPNGSPETITSTWMKKRFFVETLIGILPPEKDSVSCNFLLRLLRMANMVGVEPAYRAELEKRVSWQLDQASLKELMIPAFSHTCGTLLDVELVLQLVKRFVEMDEAAKSGAAIVKVARLIDCYLAEAAIDANLTLPDFIALGGALPSHARATDDGLYRAIDTYLKAHPNTSKQERKALCRLIDSRKLSPEASLHAAQNERLPVRAVIQVLFSENTKLHRQIDWSGSISGTHSPSTAFETPPLPSARCISKREVAAQQMEIRRLRDEVMRLQSHCNSMQAQLEKLLEKKKKKGIFRWAMIGGPLFRSAGVEDSVGEGDMGSERQTPAVVVKGRKAQSKTLPKWRKSMS